A window of the Halichoerus grypus chromosome 2, mHalGry1.hap1.1, whole genome shotgun sequence genome harbors these coding sequences:
- the DLG4 gene encoding disks large homolog 4 isoform X5, whose product MDCLCIVTTKANSPPVIVNTDTLEAPGYELQVNGTEGEMEYEEITLERGNSGLGFSIAGGTDNPHIGDDPSIFITKIIPGGAAAQDGRLRVNDSILFVNEVDVREVTHSAAVEALKEAGSIVRLYVMRRKPPAEKLMEIKLIKGPKGLGFSIAGGVGNQHIPGDNSIYVTKIIEGGAAHKDGRLQIGDKILAVNSVGLEDVMHEDAVAALKNTYDVVYLKVAKPSNAYLSDSYAPPDITTSYSQHLDNEISHSSYLGTDYPTAMTPTSPRRYSPVAKDLLGEEDVPREPRRIVIHRGSTGLGFNIVGGEDGEGIFISFILAGGPADLSGELRKGDQILSVNGVDLRSASHEQAAIALKNAGQTVTIIAQYKPEEYSRFEAKIHDLREQLMNSSLGSGTASLRSNPKRGFYIRALFDYDKTKDCGFLSQALSFRFGDVLHVIDASDEEWWQARRVHSDSETDDIGFIPSKRRVERREWSRLKAKDWGSSSGSQGREDSVLSYETVTQMEVHYARPIIILGPTKDRANDDLLSEFPDKFGSCVPHTTRPKREYEIDGRDYHFVSSREKMEKDIQAHKFIEAGQYNSHLYGTSVQSVREVAEQGKHCILDVSANAVRRLQAAHLHPIAIFIRPRSLENVLEINKRITEEQARKAFDRATKLEQEFTECFSAIVEGDSFEEIYHKVKRVIEDLSGPYIWVPARERL is encoded by the exons ATGGACTGTCTCTGTATAGTGACAACCAAG GCCAACTCTCCTCCTGTGATTGTCAACACAGACACCCTAGAAGCCCCAGGATATG AGTTGCAGGTGAACGGGACGGAGGGGGAGATGGAATACGAGGAGATCACATTGGAAAGG ggcAACTCAGGTCTGGGCTTCAGCATCGCGGGTGGTACCGACAACCCACACATTGGAGATGACCCATCCATCTTCATCACCAAGATCATTCCTGGTGGGGCTGCAGCCCAGGATGGCCGCctcag GGTCAACGATAGCATCTTGTTTGTAAATGAAGTGGACGTGCGGGAGGTGACCCACTCGGCTGCAGTAGAGGCCCTCAAGGAGGCGGGCTCCATTGTCCGCCTCTACGTCATGCGCCGGAAGCCCCCAGCTGAGAAACTCATGGAGATCAAGCTCATCAAGGGCCCTAAAG GTCTTGGCTTCAGCATCGCAGGGGGTGTAGGGAACCAGCACATCCCTGGAGATAACAGCATCTACGTGACGAAGATCATCGAAGGGGGTGCCGCCCACAAGGACGGGAGGCTGCAGATCGGGGACAAGATTCTAGCG GTCAACAGCGTGGGGCTGGAGGACGTCATGCATGAGGACGCCGTGGCAGCCCTGAAGAACACGTATGACGTGGTCTACCTGAAGGTGGCCAAGCCCAGCAATGCCTACCTGAGTGACAGCTACGCTCCCCCAGACATCACGACCT CTTATTCCCAGCACCTGGACAATGAGATTAGTCACAGCAGTTACCTGGGGACCGACTACCCCACAGCCATGACCCCGACTTCCCCTCGGCGCTACTCCCCGGTGGCCAAGGACCTGCTGGGGGAGGAAGATGTGCCCCGGGAACCGCGGCGGATCGTGATCCACCGGGGCTCCACGGGCCTGGGCTTCAACATTGTGGGTGGCGAGGATGGTGAGGGCATCTTCATCTCCTTTATCCTGGCCGGCGGCCCGGCAGACCTCAGCGGGGAGCTGCGGAAGGGGGACCAGATCCTCTCG GTGAACGGTGTCGACCTCCGCAGCGCCAGCCACGAGCAGGCTGCCATTGCTTTGAAGAACGCGGGGCAGACGGTCACCATCATCGCTCAGTATAAACCAGAAG AGTACAGCCGATTCGAGGCCAAGATCCACGACCTTCGGGAACAGCTCATGAACAGCAGCCTGGGCTCAGGGACTGCCTCCTTGCGGAGCAACCCCAAACGGGGTTTCTACATCAG GGCCCTGTTTGACTATGACAAGACCAAGGACTGCGGCTTCCTGAGCCAGGCCCTGAGCTTCCGCTTCGGGGACGTGCTGCATGTGATCGACGCCAGCGATGAGGAGTGGTGGCAGGCGCGGCGGGTCCACTCCGACAGCGAGACCGATGACATCGGCTTCATCCCCAGCAAACGGCG GGTTGAACGACGCGAGTGGTCGAGGTTAAAGGCCAAG GATTGGGGCTCCAGCTCTGGATCACAGG GTCGAGAAGACTCCGTTCTGAGCTACGAGACCGTGACGCAGATGGAAG TGCACTACGCTCGCCCCATCATCATCCTTGGGCCCACTAAGGACCGAGCCAATGATGACCTGCTCTCCGAGTTCCCCGACAAGTTTGGATCCTGTGTTCCCC ATACGACGCGGCCCAAGCGGGAGTACGAGATAGATGGCCGGGACTACCACTTCGTGTCCTCCCGGGAGAAAATGGAGAAGGACATCCAGGCGCACAAGTTCATCGAGGCCGGCCAGTACAACAGCCACCTGTACGGGACCAGCGTCCAGTCCGTGCGGGAGGTGGCCGAGCAG GGGAAGCACTGCATCCTCGATGTCTCGGCCAATGCCGTGCGGCGGCTGCAGGCGGCCCACCTGCACCCCATCGCCATCTTCATCCGCCCCCGCTCCCTGGAGAATGTGCT AGAGATCAATAAGCGGATCACAGAGGAGCAAGCCCGCAAAGCCTTCGACAGAGCCACCAAGCTGGAGCAGGAATTCACAGAGTGCTTCTCAG CCATCGTGGAGGGCGACAGCTTTGAGGAGATCTACCACAAGGTGAAGCGTGTCATCGAGGACCTCTCAGGCCCCTACATCTGGGTCCCGGCCCGAGAGAGACTCTGA
- the DLG4 gene encoding disks large homolog 4 isoform X2: MDCLCIVTTKKYRYQDEDTPPLEHSPAHLPNQVNAPELVHVAERNLSHLEAVHGVVGHAHLSPLKANSPPVIVNTDTLEAPGYELQVNGTEGEMEYEEITLERGNSGLGFSIAGGTDNPHIGDDPSIFITKIIPGGAAAQDGRLRVNDSILFVNEVDVREVTHSAAVEALKEAGSIVRLYVMRRKPPAEKLMEIKLIKGPKGLGFSIAGGVGNQHIPGDNSIYVTKIIEGGAAHKDGRLQIGDKILAVNSVGLEDVMHEDAVAALKNTYDVVYLKVAKPSNAYLSDSYAPPDITTSYSQHLDNEISHSSYLGTDYPTAMTPTSPRRYSPVAKDLLGEEDVPREPRRIVIHRGSTGLGFNIVGGEDGEGIFISFILAGGPADLSGELRKGDQILSVNGVDLRSASHEQAAIALKNAGQTVTIIAQYKPEEYSRFEAKIHDLREQLMNSSLGSGTASLRSNPKRGFYIRALFDYDKTKDCGFLSQALSFRFGDVLHVIDASDEEWWQARRVHSDSETDDIGFIPSKRRVERREWSRLKAKDWGSSSGSQGREDSVLSYETVTQMEVHYARPIIILGPTKDRANDDLLSEFPDKFGSCVPHTTRPKREYEIDGRDYHFVSSREKMEKDIQAHKFIEAGQYNSHLYGTSVQSVREVAEQGKHCILDVSANAVRRLQAAHLHPIAIFIRPRSLENVLEINKRITEEQARKAFDRATKLEQEFTECFSAIVEGDSFEEIYHKVKRVIEDLSGPYIWVPARERL, from the exons ATGGACTGTCTCTGTATAGTGACAACCAAG AAATACCGCTACCAAGATGAAGACACGCCCCCTCTGGAGCACAGCCCGGCCCACCTCCCCAACCAGGTAAACGCCCCCGAGCTGGTGCACGTGGCGGAGAGGAACTTGTCCCACCTCGAGGCCGTCCACGGGGTCGTGGGCCACGCCCACCTCTCCCCCCTCAAG GCCAACTCTCCTCCTGTGATTGTCAACACAGACACCCTAGAAGCCCCAGGATATG AGTTGCAGGTGAACGGGACGGAGGGGGAGATGGAATACGAGGAGATCACATTGGAAAGG ggcAACTCAGGTCTGGGCTTCAGCATCGCGGGTGGTACCGACAACCCACACATTGGAGATGACCCATCCATCTTCATCACCAAGATCATTCCTGGTGGGGCTGCAGCCCAGGATGGCCGCctcag GGTCAACGATAGCATCTTGTTTGTAAATGAAGTGGACGTGCGGGAGGTGACCCACTCGGCTGCAGTAGAGGCCCTCAAGGAGGCGGGCTCCATTGTCCGCCTCTACGTCATGCGCCGGAAGCCCCCAGCTGAGAAACTCATGGAGATCAAGCTCATCAAGGGCCCTAAAG GTCTTGGCTTCAGCATCGCAGGGGGTGTAGGGAACCAGCACATCCCTGGAGATAACAGCATCTACGTGACGAAGATCATCGAAGGGGGTGCCGCCCACAAGGACGGGAGGCTGCAGATCGGGGACAAGATTCTAGCG GTCAACAGCGTGGGGCTGGAGGACGTCATGCATGAGGACGCCGTGGCAGCCCTGAAGAACACGTATGACGTGGTCTACCTGAAGGTGGCCAAGCCCAGCAATGCCTACCTGAGTGACAGCTACGCTCCCCCAGACATCACGACCT CTTATTCCCAGCACCTGGACAATGAGATTAGTCACAGCAGTTACCTGGGGACCGACTACCCCACAGCCATGACCCCGACTTCCCCTCGGCGCTACTCCCCGGTGGCCAAGGACCTGCTGGGGGAGGAAGATGTGCCCCGGGAACCGCGGCGGATCGTGATCCACCGGGGCTCCACGGGCCTGGGCTTCAACATTGTGGGTGGCGAGGATGGTGAGGGCATCTTCATCTCCTTTATCCTGGCCGGCGGCCCGGCAGACCTCAGCGGGGAGCTGCGGAAGGGGGACCAGATCCTCTCG GTGAACGGTGTCGACCTCCGCAGCGCCAGCCACGAGCAGGCTGCCATTGCTTTGAAGAACGCGGGGCAGACGGTCACCATCATCGCTCAGTATAAACCAGAAG AGTACAGCCGATTCGAGGCCAAGATCCACGACCTTCGGGAACAGCTCATGAACAGCAGCCTGGGCTCAGGGACTGCCTCCTTGCGGAGCAACCCCAAACGGGGTTTCTACATCAG GGCCCTGTTTGACTATGACAAGACCAAGGACTGCGGCTTCCTGAGCCAGGCCCTGAGCTTCCGCTTCGGGGACGTGCTGCATGTGATCGACGCCAGCGATGAGGAGTGGTGGCAGGCGCGGCGGGTCCACTCCGACAGCGAGACCGATGACATCGGCTTCATCCCCAGCAAACGGCG GGTTGAACGACGCGAGTGGTCGAGGTTAAAGGCCAAG GATTGGGGCTCCAGCTCTGGATCACAGG GTCGAGAAGACTCCGTTCTGAGCTACGAGACCGTGACGCAGATGGAAG TGCACTACGCTCGCCCCATCATCATCCTTGGGCCCACTAAGGACCGAGCCAATGATGACCTGCTCTCCGAGTTCCCCGACAAGTTTGGATCCTGTGTTCCCC ATACGACGCGGCCCAAGCGGGAGTACGAGATAGATGGCCGGGACTACCACTTCGTGTCCTCCCGGGAGAAAATGGAGAAGGACATCCAGGCGCACAAGTTCATCGAGGCCGGCCAGTACAACAGCCACCTGTACGGGACCAGCGTCCAGTCCGTGCGGGAGGTGGCCGAGCAG GGGAAGCACTGCATCCTCGATGTCTCGGCCAATGCCGTGCGGCGGCTGCAGGCGGCCCACCTGCACCCCATCGCCATCTTCATCCGCCCCCGCTCCCTGGAGAATGTGCT AGAGATCAATAAGCGGATCACAGAGGAGCAAGCCCGCAAAGCCTTCGACAGAGCCACCAAGCTGGAGCAGGAATTCACAGAGTGCTTCTCAG CCATCGTGGAGGGCGACAGCTTTGAGGAGATCTACCACAAGGTGAAGCGTGTCATCGAGGACCTCTCAGGCCCCTACATCTGGGTCCCGGCCCGAGAGAGACTCTGA
- the DLG4 gene encoding disks large homolog 4 isoform X4 yields the protein MDCLCIVTTKKYRYQDEDTPPLEHSPAHLPNQANSPPVIVNTDTLEAPGYVNGTEGEMEYEEITLERGNSGLGFSIAGGTDNPHIGDDPSIFITKIIPGGAAAQDGRLRVNDSILFVNEVDVREVTHSAAVEALKEAGSIVRLYVMRRKPPAEKLMEIKLIKGPKGLGFSIAGGVGNQHIPGDNSIYVTKIIEGGAAHKDGRLQIGDKILAVNSVGLEDVMHEDAVAALKNTYDVVYLKVAKPSNAYLSDSYAPPDITTSYSQHLDNEISHSSYLGTDYPTAMTPTSPRRYSPVAKDLLGEEDVPREPRRIVIHRGSTGLGFNIVGGEDGEGIFISFILAGGPADLSGELRKGDQILSVNGVDLRSASHEQAAIALKNAGQTVTIIAQYKPEEYSRFEAKIHDLREQLMNSSLGSGTASLRSNPKRGFYIRALFDYDKTKDCGFLSQALSFRFGDVLHVIDASDEEWWQARRVHSDSETDDIGFIPSKRRVERREWSRLKAKDWGSSSGSQGREDSVLSYETVTQMEVHYARPIIILGPTKDRANDDLLSEFPDKFGSCVPHTTRPKREYEIDGRDYHFVSSREKMEKDIQAHKFIEAGQYNSHLYGTSVQSVREVAEQGKHCILDVSANAVRRLQAAHLHPIAIFIRPRSLENVLEINKRITEEQARKAFDRATKLEQEFTECFSAIVEGDSFEEIYHKVKRVIEDLSGPYIWVPARERL from the exons ATGGACTGTCTCTGTATAGTGACAACCAAG AAATACCGCTACCAAGATGAAGACACGCCCCCTCTGGAGCACAGCCCGGCCCACCTCCCCAACCAG GCCAACTCTCCTCCTGTGATTGTCAACACAGACACCCTAGAAGCCCCAGGATAT GTGAACGGGACGGAGGGGGAGATGGAATACGAGGAGATCACATTGGAAAGG ggcAACTCAGGTCTGGGCTTCAGCATCGCGGGTGGTACCGACAACCCACACATTGGAGATGACCCATCCATCTTCATCACCAAGATCATTCCTGGTGGGGCTGCAGCCCAGGATGGCCGCctcag GGTCAACGATAGCATCTTGTTTGTAAATGAAGTGGACGTGCGGGAGGTGACCCACTCGGCTGCAGTAGAGGCCCTCAAGGAGGCGGGCTCCATTGTCCGCCTCTACGTCATGCGCCGGAAGCCCCCAGCTGAGAAACTCATGGAGATCAAGCTCATCAAGGGCCCTAAAG GTCTTGGCTTCAGCATCGCAGGGGGTGTAGGGAACCAGCACATCCCTGGAGATAACAGCATCTACGTGACGAAGATCATCGAAGGGGGTGCCGCCCACAAGGACGGGAGGCTGCAGATCGGGGACAAGATTCTAGCG GTCAACAGCGTGGGGCTGGAGGACGTCATGCATGAGGACGCCGTGGCAGCCCTGAAGAACACGTATGACGTGGTCTACCTGAAGGTGGCCAAGCCCAGCAATGCCTACCTGAGTGACAGCTACGCTCCCCCAGACATCACGACCT CTTATTCCCAGCACCTGGACAATGAGATTAGTCACAGCAGTTACCTGGGGACCGACTACCCCACAGCCATGACCCCGACTTCCCCTCGGCGCTACTCCCCGGTGGCCAAGGACCTGCTGGGGGAGGAAGATGTGCCCCGGGAACCGCGGCGGATCGTGATCCACCGGGGCTCCACGGGCCTGGGCTTCAACATTGTGGGTGGCGAGGATGGTGAGGGCATCTTCATCTCCTTTATCCTGGCCGGCGGCCCGGCAGACCTCAGCGGGGAGCTGCGGAAGGGGGACCAGATCCTCTCG GTGAACGGTGTCGACCTCCGCAGCGCCAGCCACGAGCAGGCTGCCATTGCTTTGAAGAACGCGGGGCAGACGGTCACCATCATCGCTCAGTATAAACCAGAAG AGTACAGCCGATTCGAGGCCAAGATCCACGACCTTCGGGAACAGCTCATGAACAGCAGCCTGGGCTCAGGGACTGCCTCCTTGCGGAGCAACCCCAAACGGGGTTTCTACATCAG GGCCCTGTTTGACTATGACAAGACCAAGGACTGCGGCTTCCTGAGCCAGGCCCTGAGCTTCCGCTTCGGGGACGTGCTGCATGTGATCGACGCCAGCGATGAGGAGTGGTGGCAGGCGCGGCGGGTCCACTCCGACAGCGAGACCGATGACATCGGCTTCATCCCCAGCAAACGGCG GGTTGAACGACGCGAGTGGTCGAGGTTAAAGGCCAAG GATTGGGGCTCCAGCTCTGGATCACAGG GTCGAGAAGACTCCGTTCTGAGCTACGAGACCGTGACGCAGATGGAAG TGCACTACGCTCGCCCCATCATCATCCTTGGGCCCACTAAGGACCGAGCCAATGATGACCTGCTCTCCGAGTTCCCCGACAAGTTTGGATCCTGTGTTCCCC ATACGACGCGGCCCAAGCGGGAGTACGAGATAGATGGCCGGGACTACCACTTCGTGTCCTCCCGGGAGAAAATGGAGAAGGACATCCAGGCGCACAAGTTCATCGAGGCCGGCCAGTACAACAGCCACCTGTACGGGACCAGCGTCCAGTCCGTGCGGGAGGTGGCCGAGCAG GGGAAGCACTGCATCCTCGATGTCTCGGCCAATGCCGTGCGGCGGCTGCAGGCGGCCCACCTGCACCCCATCGCCATCTTCATCCGCCCCCGCTCCCTGGAGAATGTGCT AGAGATCAATAAGCGGATCACAGAGGAGCAAGCCCGCAAAGCCTTCGACAGAGCCACCAAGCTGGAGCAGGAATTCACAGAGTGCTTCTCAG CCATCGTGGAGGGCGACAGCTTTGAGGAGATCTACCACAAGGTGAAGCGTGTCATCGAGGACCTCTCAGGCCCCTACATCTGGGTCCCGGCCCGAGAGAGACTCTGA
- the DLG4 gene encoding disks large homolog 4 isoform X6, with protein sequence MDCLCIVTTKANSPPVIVNTDTLEAPGYVNGTEGEMEYEEITLERGNSGLGFSIAGGTDNPHIGDDPSIFITKIIPGGAAAQDGRLRVNDSILFVNEVDVREVTHSAAVEALKEAGSIVRLYVMRRKPPAEKLMEIKLIKGPKGLGFSIAGGVGNQHIPGDNSIYVTKIIEGGAAHKDGRLQIGDKILAVNSVGLEDVMHEDAVAALKNTYDVVYLKVAKPSNAYLSDSYAPPDITTSYSQHLDNEISHSSYLGTDYPTAMTPTSPRRYSPVAKDLLGEEDVPREPRRIVIHRGSTGLGFNIVGGEDGEGIFISFILAGGPADLSGELRKGDQILSVNGVDLRSASHEQAAIALKNAGQTVTIIAQYKPEEYSRFEAKIHDLREQLMNSSLGSGTASLRSNPKRGFYIRALFDYDKTKDCGFLSQALSFRFGDVLHVIDASDEEWWQARRVHSDSETDDIGFIPSKRRVERREWSRLKAKDWGSSSGSQGREDSVLSYETVTQMEVHYARPIIILGPTKDRANDDLLSEFPDKFGSCVPHTTRPKREYEIDGRDYHFVSSREKMEKDIQAHKFIEAGQYNSHLYGTSVQSVREVAEQGKHCILDVSANAVRRLQAAHLHPIAIFIRPRSLENVLEINKRITEEQARKAFDRATKLEQEFTECFSAIVEGDSFEEIYHKVKRVIEDLSGPYIWVPARERL encoded by the exons ATGGACTGTCTCTGTATAGTGACAACCAAG GCCAACTCTCCTCCTGTGATTGTCAACACAGACACCCTAGAAGCCCCAGGATAT GTGAACGGGACGGAGGGGGAGATGGAATACGAGGAGATCACATTGGAAAGG ggcAACTCAGGTCTGGGCTTCAGCATCGCGGGTGGTACCGACAACCCACACATTGGAGATGACCCATCCATCTTCATCACCAAGATCATTCCTGGTGGGGCTGCAGCCCAGGATGGCCGCctcag GGTCAACGATAGCATCTTGTTTGTAAATGAAGTGGACGTGCGGGAGGTGACCCACTCGGCTGCAGTAGAGGCCCTCAAGGAGGCGGGCTCCATTGTCCGCCTCTACGTCATGCGCCGGAAGCCCCCAGCTGAGAAACTCATGGAGATCAAGCTCATCAAGGGCCCTAAAG GTCTTGGCTTCAGCATCGCAGGGGGTGTAGGGAACCAGCACATCCCTGGAGATAACAGCATCTACGTGACGAAGATCATCGAAGGGGGTGCCGCCCACAAGGACGGGAGGCTGCAGATCGGGGACAAGATTCTAGCG GTCAACAGCGTGGGGCTGGAGGACGTCATGCATGAGGACGCCGTGGCAGCCCTGAAGAACACGTATGACGTGGTCTACCTGAAGGTGGCCAAGCCCAGCAATGCCTACCTGAGTGACAGCTACGCTCCCCCAGACATCACGACCT CTTATTCCCAGCACCTGGACAATGAGATTAGTCACAGCAGTTACCTGGGGACCGACTACCCCACAGCCATGACCCCGACTTCCCCTCGGCGCTACTCCCCGGTGGCCAAGGACCTGCTGGGGGAGGAAGATGTGCCCCGGGAACCGCGGCGGATCGTGATCCACCGGGGCTCCACGGGCCTGGGCTTCAACATTGTGGGTGGCGAGGATGGTGAGGGCATCTTCATCTCCTTTATCCTGGCCGGCGGCCCGGCAGACCTCAGCGGGGAGCTGCGGAAGGGGGACCAGATCCTCTCG GTGAACGGTGTCGACCTCCGCAGCGCCAGCCACGAGCAGGCTGCCATTGCTTTGAAGAACGCGGGGCAGACGGTCACCATCATCGCTCAGTATAAACCAGAAG AGTACAGCCGATTCGAGGCCAAGATCCACGACCTTCGGGAACAGCTCATGAACAGCAGCCTGGGCTCAGGGACTGCCTCCTTGCGGAGCAACCCCAAACGGGGTTTCTACATCAG GGCCCTGTTTGACTATGACAAGACCAAGGACTGCGGCTTCCTGAGCCAGGCCCTGAGCTTCCGCTTCGGGGACGTGCTGCATGTGATCGACGCCAGCGATGAGGAGTGGTGGCAGGCGCGGCGGGTCCACTCCGACAGCGAGACCGATGACATCGGCTTCATCCCCAGCAAACGGCG GGTTGAACGACGCGAGTGGTCGAGGTTAAAGGCCAAG GATTGGGGCTCCAGCTCTGGATCACAGG GTCGAGAAGACTCCGTTCTGAGCTACGAGACCGTGACGCAGATGGAAG TGCACTACGCTCGCCCCATCATCATCCTTGGGCCCACTAAGGACCGAGCCAATGATGACCTGCTCTCCGAGTTCCCCGACAAGTTTGGATCCTGTGTTCCCC ATACGACGCGGCCCAAGCGGGAGTACGAGATAGATGGCCGGGACTACCACTTCGTGTCCTCCCGGGAGAAAATGGAGAAGGACATCCAGGCGCACAAGTTCATCGAGGCCGGCCAGTACAACAGCCACCTGTACGGGACCAGCGTCCAGTCCGTGCGGGAGGTGGCCGAGCAG GGGAAGCACTGCATCCTCGATGTCTCGGCCAATGCCGTGCGGCGGCTGCAGGCGGCCCACCTGCACCCCATCGCCATCTTCATCCGCCCCCGCTCCCTGGAGAATGTGCT AGAGATCAATAAGCGGATCACAGAGGAGCAAGCCCGCAAAGCCTTCGACAGAGCCACCAAGCTGGAGCAGGAATTCACAGAGTGCTTCTCAG CCATCGTGGAGGGCGACAGCTTTGAGGAGATCTACCACAAGGTGAAGCGTGTCATCGAGGACCTCTCAGGCCCCTACATCTGGGTCCCGGCCCGAGAGAGACTCTGA
- the DLG4 gene encoding disks large homolog 4 isoform X1: MEYEEITLERGNSGLGFSIAGGTDNPHIGDDPSIFITKIIPGGAAAQDGRLRVNDSILFVNEVDVREVTHSAAVEALKEAGSIVRLYVMRRKPPAEKLMEIKLIKGPKGLGFSIAGGVGNQHIPGDNSIYVTKIIEGGAAHKDGRLQIGDKILAVNSVGLEDVMHEDAVAALKNTYDVVYLKVAKPSNAYLSDSYAPPDITTSYSQHLDNEISHSSYLGTDYPTAMTPTSPRRYSPVAKDLLGEEDVPREPRRIVIHRGSTGLGFNIVGGEDGEGIFISFILAGGPADLSGELRKGDQILSVNGVDLRSASHEQAAIALKNAGQTVTIIAQYKPEEYSRFEAKIHDLREQLMNSSLGSGTASLRSNPKRGFYIRALFDYDKTKDCGFLSQALSFRFGDVLHVIDASDEEWWQARRVHSDSETDDIGFIPSKRRVERREWSRLKAKDWGSSSGSQGREDSVLSYETVTQMEVHYARPIIILGPTKDRANDDLLSEFPDKFGSCVPHTTRPKREYEIDGRDYHFVSSREKMEKDIQAHKFIEAGQYNSHLYGTSVQSVREVAEQGKHCILDVSANAVRRLQAAHLHPIAIFIRPRSLENVLEINKRITEEQARKAFDRATKLEQEFTECFSAIVEGDSFEEIYHKVKRVIEDLSGPYIWVPARERL, encoded by the exons ATGGAATACGAGGAGATCACATTGGAAAGG ggcAACTCAGGTCTGGGCTTCAGCATCGCGGGTGGTACCGACAACCCACACATTGGAGATGACCCATCCATCTTCATCACCAAGATCATTCCTGGTGGGGCTGCAGCCCAGGATGGCCGCctcag GGTCAACGATAGCATCTTGTTTGTAAATGAAGTGGACGTGCGGGAGGTGACCCACTCGGCTGCAGTAGAGGCCCTCAAGGAGGCGGGCTCCATTGTCCGCCTCTACGTCATGCGCCGGAAGCCCCCAGCTGAGAAACTCATGGAGATCAAGCTCATCAAGGGCCCTAAAG GTCTTGGCTTCAGCATCGCAGGGGGTGTAGGGAACCAGCACATCCCTGGAGATAACAGCATCTACGTGACGAAGATCATCGAAGGGGGTGCCGCCCACAAGGACGGGAGGCTGCAGATCGGGGACAAGATTCTAGCG GTCAACAGCGTGGGGCTGGAGGACGTCATGCATGAGGACGCCGTGGCAGCCCTGAAGAACACGTATGACGTGGTCTACCTGAAGGTGGCCAAGCCCAGCAATGCCTACCTGAGTGACAGCTACGCTCCCCCAGACATCACGACCT CTTATTCCCAGCACCTGGACAATGAGATTAGTCACAGCAGTTACCTGGGGACCGACTACCCCACAGCCATGACCCCGACTTCCCCTCGGCGCTACTCCCCGGTGGCCAAGGACCTGCTGGGGGAGGAAGATGTGCCCCGGGAACCGCGGCGGATCGTGATCCACCGGGGCTCCACGGGCCTGGGCTTCAACATTGTGGGTGGCGAGGATGGTGAGGGCATCTTCATCTCCTTTATCCTGGCCGGCGGCCCGGCAGACCTCAGCGGGGAGCTGCGGAAGGGGGACCAGATCCTCTCG GTGAACGGTGTCGACCTCCGCAGCGCCAGCCACGAGCAGGCTGCCATTGCTTTGAAGAACGCGGGGCAGACGGTCACCATCATCGCTCAGTATAAACCAGAAG AGTACAGCCGATTCGAGGCCAAGATCCACGACCTTCGGGAACAGCTCATGAACAGCAGCCTGGGCTCAGGGACTGCCTCCTTGCGGAGCAACCCCAAACGGGGTTTCTACATCAG GGCCCTGTTTGACTATGACAAGACCAAGGACTGCGGCTTCCTGAGCCAGGCCCTGAGCTTCCGCTTCGGGGACGTGCTGCATGTGATCGACGCCAGCGATGAGGAGTGGTGGCAGGCGCGGCGGGTCCACTCCGACAGCGAGACCGATGACATCGGCTTCATCCCCAGCAAACGGCG GGTTGAACGACGCGAGTGGTCGAGGTTAAAGGCCAAG GATTGGGGCTCCAGCTCTGGATCACAGG GTCGAGAAGACTCCGTTCTGAGCTACGAGACCGTGACGCAGATGGAAG TGCACTACGCTCGCCCCATCATCATCCTTGGGCCCACTAAGGACCGAGCCAATGATGACCTGCTCTCCGAGTTCCCCGACAAGTTTGGATCCTGTGTTCCCC ATACGACGCGGCCCAAGCGGGAGTACGAGATAGATGGCCGGGACTACCACTTCGTGTCCTCCCGGGAGAAAATGGAGAAGGACATCCAGGCGCACAAGTTCATCGAGGCCGGCCAGTACAACAGCCACCTGTACGGGACCAGCGTCCAGTCCGTGCGGGAGGTGGCCGAGCAG GGGAAGCACTGCATCCTCGATGTCTCGGCCAATGCCGTGCGGCGGCTGCAGGCGGCCCACCTGCACCCCATCGCCATCTTCATCCGCCCCCGCTCCCTGGAGAATGTGCT AGAGATCAATAAGCGGATCACAGAGGAGCAAGCCCGCAAAGCCTTCGACAGAGCCACCAAGCTGGAGCAGGAATTCACAGAGTGCTTCTCAG CCATCGTGGAGGGCGACAGCTTTGAGGAGATCTACCACAAGGTGAAGCGTGTCATCGAGGACCTCTCAGGCCCCTACATCTGGGTCCCGGCCCGAGAGAGACTCTGA